A genome region from Purpureocillium takamizusanense chromosome 8, complete sequence includes the following:
- a CDS encoding uncharacterized protein (COG:S~EggNog:ENOG503NX36~TransMembrane:8 (i80-98o104-123i193-217o229-249i302-326o338-357i417-436o448-467i)) translates to MKPILEILTSPGAKGAIEGTAPTQYIEPLSKSSSEKDDGEVKVAVEAVNSNVTGYVARVHERALDRGLDWLVRTSGSEPVFLCIVLGLLTWAFLGIPYGHTTDWAVLISDVQAIISYLFDSLLMRQQLNSYESSLRVSASLRSRNISNRRMLRDIQDQGRYRYVPPADSKEVSQTHFAAELPTESWVGRVSTLAAFGFGHIVTVGLYWACILVWIGFGHSEGWSDTWQLYINSATSALMVLIFAFLANIRERHNAYISQCLQCIFEVDSAIESKLRVMTGDNNPNEVVVVPAPKMSRIQRAIFYYADLVGTLTGIAILIIVMAVWIAIGPAMHFNDNWWLLIGTYAGLVGLNDGFVLRNVQSKFDDYEVSAFNEVDLADKAIFEDIGQPDPAVPYVPKQTVTYRLSMRMGTVCAHEVTVIMGVVLIIGLLAGASAMRWTTTGQLLCNIPPSIVESFFMMILITGHNLSERKRREDYNNLYQRRLDLHDYVSRLKA, encoded by the coding sequence ATGAAGCCGATTCTGGAGATTCTCACCTCGCCTGGCGCAAAGGGAGCGATTGAGGGGACAGCACCGACGCAATACATAGAGCCTCTGTCCAAGAGCTCGAGTGAGAAAGACGATGGAGAGGTCAAAGTGGCAGTGGAGGCCGTGAACTCCAATGTCACTGGCTATGTTGCCAGAGTCCATGAACGAGCCCTGGACCGTGGGCTTGACTGGCTCGTCCGGACGTCTGGCTCCGAGCCCGTGTTCTTATGCATCGTACTCGGACTCCTCACATGGGCTTTCTTAGGCATTCCCTACGGGCACACCACCGACTGGGCAGTCCTGATCTCGGATGTAcaggccatcatcagctACCTCTTCGACTCACTCCTGATGCGACAGCAGCTCAACTCGTACGAGTCTTCCCTGCGTGTCTCCGCCAGTCTGAGGTCTCGCAACATCAGCAACCGCAGGATGTTGCGAGACATTCAAGACCAGGGGCGGTACCGATACGTCCCGCCGGCGGATAGCAAGGAGGTCAGCCAGACTCATTTTGCGGCCGAACTTCCGACCGAGAGCTGGGTTGGCCGGGTGAGCACGCTTGCTGCGTTTGGGTTCGGCCACATCGTGACTGTCGGTCTGTACTGGGCATGCATTCTGGTCTGGATCGGCTTCGGTCACTCCGAAGGCTGGAGCGACACTTGGCAGCTCTACATCAACTCGGCAACGTCGGCGCTCATGGTTCTCATCTTTGCGTTCCTGGCCAACATCCGCGAACGGCACAACGCATACATCTCCCAGTGCTTGCAGTGCATCTTCGAGGTGGACTCGGCCATCGAATCCAAGCTGCGGGTCATGACCGGCGACAACAACCCCAACGAGGTGGTCGTAGTCCCCGCGCCCAAGATGAGCAGGATCCAGCGCGCCATCTTCTACTACGCAgacctcgtcggcacgcTGACCGGCATTGCgatcctcatcatcgtcatggcGGTGTGGATCGCCATCGGGCCGGCCATGCACTTCAACGACAACTGGTGGCTGCTGATCGGCACGTACGCGGGTCTCGTTGGCCTCAACGACGGCTTCGTCCTGCGCAACGTCCAGAGCAAGTTCGACGACTACGAGGTCTCCGCTTTCAACGAGGttgacctcgccgacaaggccatATTCGAGGATATCGGACAGCCCGACCCGGCGGTGCCGTACGTCCCGAAGCAGACGGTGACCTACCGGCTGTCCATGCGCATGGGCACGGTCTGCGCACACGAGGTGACCGTCATCATGGGTgtcgtcctcatcatcggcctCCTAGCCGGTGCGAGCGCCATGAGGTGGACGACCACGGGCCAGCTGCTCTGCAATATCCCGCCCAGCATCGTCGAGTCCTTCTTCATGATGATCCTCATCACGGGACACAACCTCTCAGAGCGCAAGCGGCGGGAAGATTACAATAACCTGTATCAGAGGCGCTTGGACCTGCACGACTATGTCAGCCGTCTGAAGGCGTAA
- a CDS encoding uncharacterized protein (TransMembrane:1 (o6-28i)), translating to MGAVGAAIKFIAIPIVLVVLAAFLIIFFRTRKRRAKDIEQAETFTEYRLPQPPPPTYNGPSIQQPAGPMNHP from the coding sequence ATGGGTGCCGTTGGAGCCGCAATCAAGTTCATCGCCATACCCATCGTCCTGGTTGTTCTCGCCGCGTTCCTCATCATATTCTTTCGTACCAGAAAGCGTCGAGCCAAGGACATTGAACAGGCCGAGACGTTTACAGAATACCGGCTTCCGCAACCACCTCCACCTACATACAATGGTCCCTCTATTCAGCAGCCCGCCGGTCCAATGAACCATCCCTGA
- a CDS encoding uncharacterized protein (EggNog:ENOG503NVCA~TransMembrane:1 (i37-58o)~COG:G) translates to MNSKIKEPQRQLASERKQPPAGLNSVPPSRHFVLRRALVTMGLPVLLLSALFLAFNAIHVSADDITASGGHGKPNFIFIMTDDQDLHLNSLDYQPLLKKHFTDKGTLFKKHFCTVSLCCPSRVSLLTGKAAHNTNVTDVSTPYGGYNKFVAEGLNDKYLPVWLQAAGYNTYYTGKLMNGHTIRTYNKPVAKGWTRSDFLIDPNTYRYFNASTVLDNGEFQFNPGKYSTDLVSNRAVEFLGNAIDAKKPFFLGVTPIGPHAETVLDEGGGAKFLAPIPADRHKDLFPHAKVPRGGNFNPNQPGAVSFFDIPKLTDDQVKYNDNFYRRRVQSLQAVDELVDNIVTKLEAHPDVLANTYLFYTSDNGYHISNHRLPPGKTCSREEDINIPFIARGPGIAAGKVASFPTSHTDLVPTFFELAGIPLHDDFDGIPIPLTQKSLQHNKAKHEHVNVEFWGSGLGEGTAFPNLSNKFTQNTYKTVRVVGGEYDFSYSVWCTSEHELYNIKDDPAQLKNLYGAKGKTSGFPIPELTARLDALLLTLKSCKGKACREPWQTLFPKGNVKNLRQALDRRYDHFFLHEQEKVTFSQCLDGYITSAEGALAPIPYGSTGVDEALEARWEDLV, encoded by the exons ATGAACTCGAAGATCAAAGAGCCACAACGTCAACTAGCATCTGAGCGCAAGCAACCACCCGCTGGCCTGAACAGTgtcccgccgtcgagacACTTTGTGCTACGCAGGGCGCTCGTCACAATGGGCCTCCCTGTCCTTCTCCTCTCGGCACTCTTCCTGGCCTTCAACGCGATCCATGTCTCCGCGGATGATATCACCGCGTccggcggccatggcaagCCCAacttcatcttcatcatgACGGACGACCAGGACCTGCACCTCAATTCGCTCGACTACCAGCCGCTGCTCAAGAAGCACTTTACCGACAAGGGCACCCTCTTTAAGAAGCATTTCTGCACCGTATCCCTGTGCTGCCCCTCGCGTGTGTCGCTGCTCACTGGCAAGGCTGCGCACAACACCAACGTCACCGATGTCAGCACT CCTTATG GCGGCTACAACAAGTttgtcgccgagggcctcaATGACAAGTACCTCCCCGTCtggctgcaggcggcgggctaCAACACCTACTACACCGGAAAGCTCATGAACGGCCACACCATCCGGACCTACAACAAGCCAGTGGCCAAGGGCTGGACTAGATCCGACT TCCTCATCGACCCCAACACGTATCGCTACTTCAACGCGTCGACAGTCCTCGACAACGGCGAGTTCCAATTCAACCCAGGCAAGTATTCCACCGACCTCGTCTCCAATCGGGCCGTCGAGTTCCTGGGcaacgccatcgacgccaagaagcccttcttcctcggcgtcacGCCCATTGGGCCTCACGCGGAGACGGTCctcgatgagggcggcggcgccaaatTCCTGGCCCCGATCCCGGCAGACCGCCACAAGGACCTCTTCCCGCACGCCAAGGTCCCTCGCGGAGGCAATTTTAACCCCAATCAG cccggcgccgtcagcTTCTTCGACATTCCCAAGCTCACAGACGACCAAGTCAAGTACAACGACAACTTCTACCGCCGGCGCGTGCAATCCCTacaggccgtcgacgaactGGTCGACAACATCGTCACCAAGCTCGAGGCTCACCccgacgtcctcgccaacaCGTACCTGTTCTACACATCCGACAACGGCTACCATATCAGCAACCACCGCCTGCCCCCGGGCAAGACGTGCAGCAGGGAGGAGGACATCAACATCCCCTTCATCGCGCGCGGgcccggcatcgccgccggcaaggtcgCCTCGTTCCCGACCTCGCACACGGACCTCGTGCCCACCTTCTTTGAGCTCGCCGGCATCCCGCTGCacgacgactttgacggcATCCCGATCCCGTTGACGCAAAAGAGTCTGCAACacaacaaggccaagcaTGAGCACGTTAATGTAGAGTTTTGGGGCTCCGGACTGGGTGAGGGCACCGCTTTCCCCAACTTGA GCAACAAATTTACCCAAAACACGTACAAGACGGtgcgtgtcgtcggcggcgagtaCGACTTCTCCTACAGCGTCTGGTGCACCAGCGAGCACGAGCTGTACAACATCAAG GACGACCCCGCGCAGTTGAAGAACCTGTACGGTGCCAAGGGAAAGACCTCTGGCTTCCCCATCCCAGAGCTCAcggcccgcctcgacgccctgctgctgacgCTCAAGAGctgcaagggcaaggccTGCCGGGAGCCGTGGCAGACGCTCTTCCCCAAGGGCAACGTCAAGAACCTGCGTCAGGCTCTCGACAGGCGCTACGATCACTTCTTCCTGCACGAGCAGGAAAAGGTCACCTTTTCGCAGTGCCTGGATGGTTACATCACGTCGGCTgagggcgcgctggcgcccATCCCGTATGGCTCCACTGGAGTAGACGAAGCCCTTGAGGCGCGGTGGGAAGACCTGGTATGA